The genome window CAGGCTCATCATTGGCTTTCCGCCGAGGACGCCGATTTACAAGATATCGAGACGCTTGAAGCCGCCTTGATCGGCAATTCCGTGACCGACGTGGATACCTGTCCAAGTACCAGCATCGTACCCAGCGCAATCTTCTTTTACGGTTGCATGGAGTTCGACCTTGGCGGCATGCAGGCTCTGGGACAACTGATGCCGGATGTCATGTGCGTGAATGCCGACAGCGACCGCTTTCCGGGCATGGTCCCAATTCTGTCCGCGATGAAAGGCGAAATCTGTTCCCGACGCGTGGGGTTTGCAGACATTCTGGCCCGATTAGCCGAAGTGGTCGCCGCGATGATTGTTCGGGGATGGATCGAGTGCGGTTGCGACAATGCCTCCGGCCTGGCCGCAGCGCTGCGCGATCCAAGGCTTGCTCGCGCCATTCTCGCCTTGCACCGCCAACCAGCCCGAGATTGGAAATTGGCTGAGTTGGCGGGCGAGTGCCATATTTCTCGCTCTGTTTTTGCCGAGCGATTTCATGCCACGGTGGGAACGCCACCTTTGCGCTACGCCAACGAGTTGAAGATGCGTCTTGCCAGGCAATGGCTGACGCACGACAGGTTGCCGATCGACACGGTAGCTGAACGCTTGGGCTATACGTCGCAGGCAGCATTCAGCCGTGCGTTCAAGCGTGTTACCGGTCTTCCCCCAGGCTCTAGCCGAAATGCGCGTTGAACTTCCTCCCGGGAGTCGACATGCCCCGCTTCATCGAAGGTCAGGACCGGCAACAGGTAGCATTCACCCGGCCGTGCTGCTGAAGATCTACATCTACGGCCACTTAAATCGGGTCCAGTCCAGTCGTCGACTGGAGCGAGAGTGCCAACGCAATGTCGAACTGATGTGGCTGATCGGCCGTCTGGCGCCAGACTTCAATATCGGCGCGGCCCGAGCCGAACAATCTCGCGCTCCGTTGCTGTAAGGTATTTGGCGCGACGCCGCGACTGATTTCGCGAAGGCTCTTTTTTGTTCCTTCCCGCGCGCGCCAATAAGGAACCAATCCATGAGTACCGCAACAGATATCTCCATTGCCATCGTGGGCCCGGGCGCCATCGGCACCACGATCGCCGCCGCGCTGCACCAGATTGGCCGCCCGCACCTGTTGTGCGGCCGCACGCCCCGCGACCAGCTGACGTTGCAGGATGGCGAGCGCCGCGTCGTCGTTCCGGGGCCCGTGCAGACCGATCCGGATCAAATCGATCGCAAGACGGATCTCGTTTTTCTCGCGGTCAAGGCGACGCAGACCGAGACTGCCGCAGGATGGCTCGCGGCGTTGTGCCGCCCAGATACCGTCGTGTGCGTGCTACAGAATGGCGTCGAGCAGTTGGAAAGGGTCGCGCTGCACGCTCCGCGTGCGAGGATCGTCCCGGCGGTCGTGTGGTTCCCTGCGCAGGCTCAAGCCGACGGTTCGGTACGATTGCGGGGCGACGCGCGTCTGAGCCTGCCGGACACGCCGGCATCACGCGTAGTGGCGGACGGGCTTCTGGGTACTCAGTGCAGTGTAGATA of Achromobacter seleniivolatilans contains these proteins:
- a CDS encoding AraC family transcriptional regulator, translating into MMFRTEFLIENPMLLSHDYALPPHLISELLTGMRLRGVQYRRVQTGPSFGLSVEAKAGHGFFYYLAVGSAVLRTVDGGLHKLSAGNAVFLPHGQAHHWLSAEDADLQDIETLEAALIGNSVTDVDTCPSTSIVPSAIFFYGCMEFDLGGMQALGQLMPDVMCVNADSDRFPGMVPILSAMKGEICSRRVGFADILARLAEVVAAMIVRGWIECGCDNASGLAAALRDPRLARAILALHRQPARDWKLAELAGECHISRSVFAERFHATVGTPPLRYANELKMRLARQWLTHDRLPIDTVAERLGYTSQAAFSRAFKRVTGLPPGSSRNAR
- a CDS encoding oxidoreductase, which gives rise to MSTATDISIAIVGPGAIGTTIAAALHQIGRPHLLCGRTPRDQLTLQDGERRVVVPGPVQTDPDQIDRKTDLVFLAVKATQTETAAGWLAALCRPDTVVCVLQNGVEQLERVALHAPRARIVPAVVWFPAQAQADGSVRLRGDARLSLPDTPASRVVADGLLGTQCSVDITADFLSVAWRKLLQNAAAGLMALTHRRAGMFVRPDIAKLSLAYLRECLAVARAEGANLDDDVPQEILARFQASSSDLSTSILTDREAGRPLEWDIRNGVVSRRARVHGIPTPISDVVVPLLAAASDGPG